In a genomic window of Wyeomyia smithii strain HCP4-BCI-WySm-NY-G18 chromosome 1, ASM2978416v1, whole genome shotgun sequence:
- the LOC129717354 gene encoding CLIP domain-containing serine protease B10 has protein sequence MGREIREKILHTHVANPTWPGAKIAIFPKSNSVLKRFNITLTVDRIDHSNRKSRTIDKQQRLKFCRAVRTNPWITLRDLAKKFSTPYSTVRRICRCEGLRQFHATCKTPNRRDGRCIPRSECRSFAEFFFPDRILTMDELNFLRMSRCNENPPMICCPDRITAATPVQFQHSSRLPDPQLSECGTDILVDKIYGGDDTLLEEYPWYALLEYITKKNERAFQCGGSLISKRYVLTAAHCLDNSKLDDGERLVNIRLGEYNTATEIDCLGEGEERTCSDAPQNFGIEEAIIHPRYSKTDPNQHHDIALVRLDRDAVMNTYVAPICLPQPDFTATQTGKNVTIAGFGHTGRKRHSGVKQKANVPVVDQGQCQNKWGKRIVVDNGQLCAGGHYNIDACHGDSGGPLMAQRQYWILEGVVSFGNRCGLEGWPGMYTRVASYTDWIKGSIKA, from the exons ATGGGACGTGAAATACGtgagaaaattttgcacactCACGTTGCAAATCCGACGTGGCCAGGTGCAAAAATTGCGATATTCCCCAAATCAAATAGCGTCCTGAAACGATTCAATATAACTCTAACGGTGGATCGCATTGATCACAGCAACCGGAAAAGTAGAACGATTGACAAGCAGCAACGATTGAAATTCTGCAGAGCAGTTCGGACGAACCCTTGGATCACCCTACGCGATTTGGCTAAGAAGTTCTCGACACCGTACAGCACTGTTCGACGAATCTGTCGGTGTGAAGGCCTGCGGCAGTTCCACGCCA CCTGCAAGACGCCAAACCGCCGTGACGGTCGCTGCATCCCTCGTTCCGAGTGTCGCAGTTTCGCAGAATTCTTTTTTCCCGATCGTATCCTCACAATGGACGAATTGAACTTCCTTCGGATGTCCCGCTGTAACGAGAACCCGCCGATGATCTGCTGTCCGGATCGGATCACAGCAGCGACGCCGGTGCAGTTCCAACACAGCAGTCGCCTGCCGGATCCGCAACTGTCCGAGTGCGGTACGGACATCCTGGTCGACAAAATCTACGGAGGAGACGATACCCTACTGGAGGAGTATCCCTGGTACGCACTGCTCGAATACATCACCAAGAAGAACGAACGGGCTTTCCAGTGTGGCGGTTCACTTATCAGCAAGCGTTACGTACTGACGGCGGCACACTGTCTGGATAACTCGAAACTGGATGATGGTGAACGATT AGTCAACATTCGACTTGGGGAGTACAATACCGCAACAGAAATCGATTGTCTAGGGGAAGGAGAAGAACGCACCTGTTCCGATGCACCGCAGAACTTCGGTATCGAAGAAGCCATTATCCATCCCAGGTACTCAAAGACGGATCCCAACCAGCATCACGATATCGCTCTAGTTCGACTGGATCGGGATGCTGTAATGAACACGTATGTAGCTCCGATTTGCCTACCACAGCCGGATTTTACGGCGACTCAGACAggaaaaaatgtaacaatcgCTGGCTTCGGTCATACCGGTAGAAAAC GTCACAGCGGTGTGAAGCAAAAGGCAAATGTGCCGGTCGTCGATCAGGGTCAATGTCAGAATAAATGGGGCAAGCGTATAGTGGTGGACAACGGTCAACTGTGCGCTGGCGGACACTACAATATCGACGCCTGCCACGGTGACTCCGGTGGCCCGTTGATGGCCCAACGACAGTACTGGATCCTCGAAGGGGTCGTCTCGTTTGGCAACCGGTGCGGTCTCGAAGGATGGCCTGGAATGTACACACGAGTGGCGAGCTATACCGACTGGATCAAGGGTTCGATTAAAGCCTAA